In Oryza sativa Japonica Group chromosome 2, ASM3414082v1, the following are encoded in one genomic region:
- the LOC4329028 gene encoding uncharacterized protein translates to MLKFLSKVVVEYCPLDPRKAAVVELLAQCNGRKAKDSNPACSVELRRLPSPPPADAAAAGEKNAHPPPRVLVTYFNGVEESFVAAEGATAQGIRDQILDRGRLLDTEQLFRDGGEKWPVLIPEEELTMSFPGIKPKKAEEKPQA, encoded by the exons ATGCTCAAGTTCTTGTcgaaggtggtggtggagtaCTGCCCGCTGGACCcgcggaaggcggcggtggtggagctcCTGGCGCAGTGCAACGGCCGCAAGGCCAAGGACTCCAACCCGGCCTGCTccgtcgagctccgccgcctcccctcgccgccccccgccgacgccgcggcggccggggagaaGAACGCCCACCCGCCCCCGCGCGTGCTCGTCACCTACTTCAACGGCGTCGAGGAGTCCTTCGTCGCCGCGGAGGGCGCCACCGCGCAGGGGATCCGCGACCAGATCCTCGACCGCGGGCGCCTCCTCGACACTGAGCAGCTCTTCCGCGACGGCGGGGAGAAGTGGCCCGTCCTCATCCCCGAGGAGGAGCTCACCATGTCGTTCCCGGGCATCAAG CCAAAGAAAGCCGAGGAGAAGCCCCAGGCCTAG
- the LOC4329027 gene encoding putative disease resistance protein RGA4, which yields MSLSKTIGFISGINECFNFFQWAKSAMSCVHSRWSNTQDQKLQGELLQLQSSLQCLRDTLPAKYDLIDRAEWRSHERRVAELLPNLKDAMYNADDLLDEFRWYEQKVALEGNASQSPFMDFFDSVIQGSFNKVNDVIKRLYNISSQLEKMGLHEVPRRFDNSLRPETSSFLNEREIFGRDNELQQVMELLGVPKNGTDARSKRRRKNNDESTSTSRCNQESIPVLPIVGIGGVGKTTMAQHILHDPRVISHFDMIIWICVSDDFDVKRLTKEAIQSSSKKESTTFDGKRITKEAIQSYSKKESTADHLDSLQHALSEKVRDKTLLIILDDMWDDALRESGRCWKRFCAPFSNVLAQGSIMLVTTRSLEVAHEVKTMEPVRLEGLKDDIFWNFFKICTFGSSDSSDYPELERIGRNIVPKLKGSPLAAKTLGRLLRTSLDIAHWNNILQSELWELRQHNTEILPALRLSYLYLPFHLKRCFSFCALYPKDHLFEKAGLAEIWIAEGFVEPEGSIPILDIGCQYFEELVNRSFFQKVHGNYVIHDLLHDMAQLVSKHECFILKDKDDFEKVPSSVRHLFILPSTNFDCNLLLSLCKHKKLRTLLCHRSLQDKTLACVMDRWCTELQHMRVIVCPYTKELPASIGKLKHLRYLKISGDCPFKSLPQEFCHLYNLQIFSATKCRLENLPSDFNKLRNLRRFDSCAFRCDPKFQTHFDAINGQEVGAILQYVNHICGGLTIDNIGLIRKDIAAKAALKNKKYVNTMTLKWSSMGQQVQKLTEVLQVLIPPTSLSYLNLTGCPGEFLPTWFHPSNLPMLTSLELIACHDFVTIPTPSMSQSIDPNEIPKVLTENNKGRPGIFSSLNHVIIESCNKLSNLDQFLQPAYLPAIKTIKITKCRQLVELPTDRLGEFHFLEELEVSHCPNLNDPQSLSIPTLKKLKLINSWNLLGDIECCSLTSLVFSLWHVTSIPLHVWSSSFPALQKLQIADSGITGESQSSVLTSLSVPGEYSSIRTFSCLTDLKISSCNNMTTLDHLLWPEHQPAVEKIYVALCSSLRTLPCELLKDFSVLKDLKICFCPSLKWHRRLVLPSTLQRLSLTRCGDISPCVPSCLENLASLVSLEITFCSIVAYIPASLWRGNLSSLRDLHIRGCEDLVSIGGAGAIAEINKVKIEGCLKLKEIEQPMSRARL from the coding sequence ATGAGCTTATCCAAGACCATTGGGTTCATTAGTGGCATCAATgagtgttttaatttttttcagtgGGCAAAATCTGCCATGTCATGTGTCCACTCTCGATGGAGCAACACACAGGATCAAAAGCTTCAGGGTGAATTGTTGCAATTGCAGAGTAGCTTGCAATGTCTGAGGGATACTCTTCCTGCAAAGTACGATCTAATCGATCGCGCAGAGTGGAGGAGCCACGAACGCCGTGTGGCCGAGCTCCTCCCAAATCTCAAGGATGCAATGTACAACGCTGATGACCTTCTTGATGAGTTCAGATGGTATGAACAAAAGGTGGCACTGGAAGGTAATGCAAGCCAATCTCCTTTTATGGACTTCTTTGATAGTGTCATTCAAGGAAGCTTTAATAAAGTGAACGATGTCATCAAAAGGCTGTATAATATTTCTAGCCAACTGGAGAAGATGGGGCTGCATGAAGTTCCCCGGCGGTTTGACAATTCACTCAGGCCAGAGACCAGCTCTTTCCTAAATGAAAGAGAAATATTTGGTCGTGATAATGAACTGCAGCAAGTGATGGAATTGCTTGGTGTACCTAAAAACGGCACCGATGCTCGTTCCAAGCGCAGGAGAAAAAATAATGATGAATCAACAAGCACATCAAGATGCAACCAAGAAAGTATTCCTGTTCTGCCAATAGTTGGAATTGGGGGTGTTGGAAAGACCACTATGGCCCAACATATATTGCATGATCCACGAGTGATTTCTCACTTTGATATGATAATTTGGATTTGTGTTTCAGACGACTTTGATGTGAAGAGATTAACTAAAGAAGCCATACAATCCTCTTCTAAAAAAGAGTCAACAACTTTTGATGGGAAGAGAATAACTAAAGAAGCCATACAATCCTATTCTAAGAAAGAGTCAACAGCTGATCATTTGGATTCACTTCAGCACGCTCTTTCTGAAAAAGTGCGGGATAAAACATTATTGATTATACTTGATGACATGTGGGATGATGCCCTGAGGGAAAGCGGACGATGTTGGAAGAGGTTTTGTGCACCTTTTTCAAATGTTTTGGCACAGGGAAGTATAATGTTAGTCACCACTAGATCTTTAGAGGTTGCTCATGAGGTGAAAACAATGGAACCCGTCCGATTAGAGGGATTGAAGGATGATATCTTCTGGAATTTCTTCAAAATATGCACATTTGGATCTTCCGATTCTAGTGATTATCCGGAGCTAGAGCGCATCGGTAGAAACATAGTCCCAAAGTTGAAGGGTTCACCATTAGCCGCCAAAACATTAGGACGCCTGTTGAGAACCAGCCTTGACATTGCACATTGGAATAACATACTACAGAGTGAACTATGGGAGCTGAGACAACATAACACTGAGATTTTGCCCGCTCTTCGGTTGAGTTACTTGTATCTACCATTCCACTTGAAGAGATGCTTCTCGTTCTGTGCTCTTTACCCAAAAGATCACCTATTTGAAAAGGCCGGTTTAGCTGAAATTTGGATTGCAGAAGGCTTCGTGGAACCTGAAGGTAGCATTCCAATTCTAGATATTGGTTGTCAGTACTTTGAAGAACTTGTAAATCGGTCATTCTTTCAGAAAGTTCATGGCAATTAtgtaatccatgatttgctgcATGACATGGCACAATTAGTTTCAAAGCATGAGTGCTTCATCTTAAAAGACAAGGATGATTTTGAGAAAGTTCCTTCAAGTGTTCGTCATCTATTCATACTCCCTAGCACAAATTTTGACTGCAATCTCTTGCTGAGCCTTTGTAAGCACAAAAAGTTGCGCACTCTACTCTGCCACAGGTCTCTACAGGATAAGACTTTAGCATGTGTTATGGACCGTTGGTGCACTGAACTTCAGCATATGCGTGTGATTGTTTGTCCCTACACAAAGGAGTTACCGGCGAGTATTGGGAAATTGAAGCATCTACGGTACCTTAAAATCTCTGGAGACTGTCCTTTCAAAAGCCTTCCTCAAGAGTTTTGTCATCTATATAATTTGCAGATTTTTTCGGCTACAAAATGCAGGCTAGAAAACTTGCCCAGTGACTTCAATAAGTTAAGGAATTTACGGAGATTTGATTCATGTGCATTTCGTTGTGATCCCAAGTTCCAAACTCATTTTGATGCAATTAATGGACAGGAAGTTGGAGCTATACTGCAGTATGTGAACCATATTTGCGGAGGTCTGACGATAGATAATATTGGTCTAATAAGAAAGGATATTGCTGCAAAAGCCGCACTAAAGAACAAGAAATATGTCAACACGATGACCCTGAAATGGTCTTCTATGGGACAACAAGTGCAGAAGTTGACTGAGGTGCTTCAAGTTCTAATTCCTCCCACTAGTCTCAGTTATCTGAACCTCACGGGTTGTCCAGGTGAATTTCTTCCAACCTGGTTTCATCCAAGTAATTTGCCAATGTTAACATCCCTTGAGCTTATTGCTTGCCATGATTTTGTGACCATACCAACTCCCAGCATGTCACAGTCCATAGACCCAAATGAGATACCCAAGGTTCTAACTGAGAACAATAAAGGCAGACCTGGAATATTTTCATCCCTGAACCACGTAATCATTGAAAGTTGCAATAAGTTATCAAACCTCGACCAATTTCTACAACCTGCTTACTTACCGGCCATCAAGACAATAAAGATTACAAAATGTAGACAGTTAGTTGAACTGCCAACTGACAGGTTGGGTGAATTCCATTTCCTTGAAGAACTGGAGGTGTCTCATTGCCCGAATTTGAATGATCCACAAAGCTTGTCAATACCTACCCTCAAGAAGCTCAAGCTGATTAATTCTTGGAATCTCCTGGGAGACATTGAGTGTTGTTCCCTGACCTCCTTGGTTTTTTCCCTTTGGCATGTAACCTCCATTCCCTTGCATGTCTGGAGCAGTAGCTTTCCAGCACTACAGAAGTTACAGATTGCAGACAGTGGGATTACTGGAGAGTCTCAATCATCAGTCCTCACCAGCCTTTCTGTTCCAGGAGAATACAGCAGCATTAGAACATTCTCATGCCTCACTGACCTGAAAATAAGCAGCTGCAATAATATGACGACCCTCGATCACCTCTTGTGGCCTGAGCATCAACCTGCTGTAGAGAAAATTTATGTTGCCCTATGTAGCAGTCTGCGTACCCTGCCGTGTGAACTGTTGAAGGACTTTTCTGTTCTGAAGGATCTGAAGATTTGTTTCTGTCCAAGTCTCAAGTGGCACAGGCGCCTGGTTTTGCCATCTACTCTCCAAAGGCTCTCCTTAACTAGATGTGGGGATATCTCTCCCTGTGTACCCAGCTGCCTGGAGAACCTTGCCTCCCTCGTGTCACTGGAGATCACCTTTTGCTCAATTGTGGCATACATTCCAGCTTCACTGTGGCGCGGTAATCTCTCATCGCTCCGGGATTTACATATTCGGGGTTGCGAAGATCTTGTATCAATTGGTGGAGCAGGCGCGATTGCGGAAATAAACAAGGTGAAGATAGAAGGCTGTCTAAAGCTGAAGGAAATAGAGCAGCCAATGAGCAGAGCCAGACTGTAG